A genomic stretch from Streptomyces venezuelae ATCC 10712 includes:
- a CDS encoding shikimate dehydrogenase gives MVAARRAAVLGSPIAHSLSPVLHRAAYAELGLDDWSYDRFEVDEAGLPGFVGELDESWAGLSLTMPLKRAVIPLLDEISDTAASVEAVNTVVFGEDGRRTGDNTDIPGMLAALRERGVEKVESAAILGAGATASSAVAALARICGGPVTAYVRSEARAEEMRGWGERLGVDVRTAPWDDAAEAFASPLVVATTPAGTTNALATAVPDAVGTLFDVLYDPWPTALAAAWSERGGKVVGGLDLLVHQAVLQVEQMTGVPKAPLAAMRAAGERALAAR, from the coding sequence ATGGTGGCAGCACGCCGTGCGGCGGTCCTCGGATCGCCGATCGCCCACTCGCTCTCCCCGGTCCTGCACCGGGCCGCGTACGCCGAGCTCGGCCTCGACGACTGGTCCTACGACCGCTTCGAGGTCGACGAGGCAGGGCTGCCCGGCTTCGTCGGAGAACTCGACGAGAGCTGGGCCGGGCTGTCCCTGACCATGCCGCTCAAGCGGGCGGTCATCCCGCTGCTCGACGAGATCAGCGACACGGCCGCCTCGGTCGAGGCGGTGAACACGGTCGTCTTCGGCGAGGACGGCCGCCGGACCGGCGACAACACCGACATCCCCGGCATGCTCGCCGCCCTGCGGGAGCGCGGCGTCGAGAAGGTGGAGTCGGCGGCGATCCTCGGCGCCGGCGCCACCGCCTCCTCCGCCGTGGCCGCCCTCGCCCGGATCTGCGGCGGCCCCGTCACCGCGTACGTCCGCAGCGAGGCGCGGGCCGAGGAGATGCGCGGCTGGGGCGAGCGGCTCGGCGTGGACGTCCGCACCGCCCCCTGGGACGACGCGGCCGAGGCCTTCGCGTCCCCGCTGGTCGTCGCGACCACCCCCGCCGGCACCACGAACGCCCTGGCCACCGCCGTCCCGGACGCCGTCGGCACCCTCTTCGACGTCCTGTACGACCCCTGGCCGACGGCACTGGCCGCGGCCTGGTCCGAACGCGGCGGCAAGGTGGTCGGCGGCCTCGACCTCCTGGTCCACCAGGCGGTCCTCCAGGTCGAGCAGATGACGGGCGTCCCCAAGGCGCCGCTCGCCGCCATGCGCGCCGCGGGGGAGCGGGCGCTCGCCGCCCGCTAG